The Capsicum annuum cultivar UCD-10X-F1 chromosome 3, UCD10Xv1.1, whole genome shotgun sequence genomic sequence TCAAAATTGACAGAAACAAGTTGCTTTGCATGATCTTTCAATTCAAGATATCATTTAACTTATACAGTCAATCCAACGAATCAATAACGGACAAGCATTTTCTTCAATAATGTAACGAGCCTCAATTTTTTTTCTGGTTTCGTCTATTTCAGTTCTCCAGCAGTTGTCGAAATCAGTTTTTCGTAAGTTACATGTTCACTGATCACGGTTCCATTGCTCTTATAGCCCACATAGTTGATTCGTTAACCCAAACACCGAAATGACATAACAAAATTGAAATAGTTATttcaaataaacaaacaaaattaacAAATCAGAAAAAAATTGATCGTCTAGATCTTTGAAACACACAGTATGAAGTTTTTGCTATTTCAAAACAGATTATGTGAAAGATTTTTTATTAGAAAAGtggaataacaaactaattgtcataaattatggaattttattttaattttatcataattagttagATTAATTGTTGTTTTAATGCTAAGTGATCCGTTACTTCCCTTAAAACTTGCTAGTTAGTTTAATTAAAACATGTATCCGTAATATGTATCTAAGTTGATTAACTTGTATCCTCAATTGTCAAATATTTGcattttatgagattttgaaaaaagttgAGATTTTTAGTAAAGACTAATAAACATGttgttatatatgtaatttttacaaaaatgaaATCCAGAAACACAAATAATTTGGAGGCCCATTACTCTCAGAGCCCACTAGCCTAGcccaattaatacactaaatccCTTTCATCGTCCAATTTAAATAGAAAGCCCTAATTTTTGGTTCTCTCTCTTGTTTAACGAAGAAGACAACTAAAGCCGCCGCCGCCGGAGGAGAGTAGCAGCAGAATCGCCGGAAGCCATGGTAAGCCGACAAATTCGCCGTCGAATCATTCTATAGAACAACATTATAAGTTTTTACTAATGTAGGAATTTTTCTGGTTAATGTAGGTGAAGTATTCAAGGGAACCCGATAATCCTACCAAATGTGAGTGCCTAATATGTTCTACATACAATTTCTGAACtatgattttgttcatttttagAATCGTGTAATAGGACTTTGCTTCATctactttctttttgaatataatttgtTTTTGGTTTGTGTTATGGCATCAGCTTGCAAATCTAGGGGTTCAAGTCTCAGAGTTCATTTCAAGGTGCGTAATTTTTACTCTCATCATCAATTGTTTTGACCTTTTTAGTTATTATCACATATTGAATTATGATAATTGgtgcattttttaaaattaagtaacAATAATTATTTACAATCTGGTACTATCTTGACCCGAGGGTCTACTCGAGGTAATGGTAATGtgtgcgtacactttaccctccccaaatgTCACTTATACGATTTTACTGggtacgttgttgttgttgttacttccTTGACCCAAGTCAGCACACAACAACTTACCCATCGTATTCTCACAAAGTtgtccatactactacctcagatgaagtagagccAACAGTTAGCATAGGTTATGCTGATTAGATGAGGTATACATAGAGGCGGGGTCAGGATTTCAACTAAGAgattcaatatttgaagaaaacctAATCGAAGGGGGTTAACACCtactatagatacataaaaattaattttaattatatataaatggtAAAAAATTTCATTTAAGGGAGTTCGGGTGAACCCCCTATAAAGCTTCGCCCCTGGTATATACATTCATCAATAGCACCTTGCGGCAACATTTCTGTTAATTTCTTGTTTATTCTATACCTCAAGTTGTATGATTTGAGCAAGTGTGCATGAGTAAAATACATACAAGTTTGGGTTCTGTGTTGCCTTAGTGTATAGCAAGATGAGTGTAGATCAATCGATGGTATGGATGTTTTGTTGTTTGCTAgtattattatgttttaaattggaTATAGGAGAAGGGAAAATTGGAGAGGGGATTACAAGTTTTGGGTACTTGAACccctcaccaacaaggtgaaAGTTTAAGTTGCCAACCAACTTAGCTGAATAAAAGATGTACAGGTTTGAAATTATCTTAAATAGTGTCAGTTTGTGGATACGAGGGATTCAaatgttgaagaaaaatatttatccttTACAATAGGAGCATGCCTATGAGTCTGTTTTTGATGTAGTAGTGCACGACACTTAATTTACTGTAGCTAGTGAATACCAAAAATGTGTGATACTATGTGATTGAATTTGGAGGAAAAATTTACTTGGCAAGCTTGCCTATTTGCCTTGCACCCAAGTGTGTGGTCTAAATATATGTGCGTTATCTACTTACAGAATACACGTGAGACAGCTCATGCACTTAGGAAGATGCCGTTGGACAAGGCCAAGAAATATCTTGAGGATGTTCTTGCCCACAAACAAGCCATTCCCTTCACACGCTTTTGTCGTGGTGTTGGTCGCACTGCTCAGGTAAAGGATCGCCATTCAAATGGTCAAGGACGTTGGCCTGTCAAATCTGCagggtttattcttgatttaCTCAAAAATGCTGAGAGCAATGCTGaggtaatatttgattattttatgattttttttcataaaaaaagaatCTGCATTTCTTTCTTGATTGTTCTATGTGCCTTTAAGTTGATTCCGCTGAACTTATTTAGGTTAAAGGCTTGGACGTTGATTCACTTTTCATATCTCACATTCAAGTAAATCAAGCACAAAAACAGAGGCGCCGCACGTACCGTGCACATGGAAGAATTAACCGTATGTGCTTGTATTTTCTTACTGCCTCTTGTTGTTTCTAGTCATTGATTGTATCTCAATCCTGACCTCCTTGCCTTCTTTCAGCCTATATGTCTCACCCTTGCCATATTGAGTTGATATTGTCTGAGAAGGAAGAGTCCGTCAAGAAGGAGGTAAACTACTCCTTGTCGCTGTTTATTTTATGACTTGCACACGCAGTGTAATATTGCACTTGCATATAGCTTGCCTTCTGTTTTCTTGTGTCATGTGCATACCTGTTCTTTGTCTTCTCCAAGCATGTCCTAAAACTTTCTCATTGTGATGCAGCCGGAGACTCAGTTGGCCTCTAGAAAGACAAAGGCGTGATCAATGAATCCTGGAAAGCTGAAGGTGTTAAGTTTTCATCTCTTTGTAGTATTATGTTCTGAAACAATTTCAGTGACGGTTTCTCCAAAAATTTGTGCTGCTGTTTTGCGTATTCTTACTAGAGTTGTATGTTTACCTTATTTTATATCTTGCTGGAAATTTCTCCCCGGATCAGTCTCAGTTTTTCATTTTCTATACTCCATCGTATGTGTTAAATAAAGTATGAGTAGTTTCGATTGTTGTTTTAGGGTTGGGCAATGATGATGACAACTCATTTTAAGTGCCCGAGTGCTTTATCAAGGTGTGCAATGATGATGATAACTCATTAAGTACAGTGCTTTAGCAACTCAAGGTGTTGCTTTCTACCACTCTAGTACTCGTTTGAAATCTGAGGGTTCGTTAATAATGAGTGTACATATTTCATTTGGTAATTTTGAATCAGAGTTTCTTTTCCCATTCAAGAGGTTGTTTTGTGCAGTTTTCCTTAACCGTAATGTCTTTGGAAATTAATACTACATTGATTTGGGAGCTTTTATCCTCGAGGCGATTGGCATCTTGAATTATCTTTGGAGATTAGTCTCGAGCTTTGAACATTGGCCTACCAACTTTTATGTCAGATAGTATGTTGACTCTACTCCGTCTCAAAATAGTGGGCATGTCATTTTATAAGATTAAAAGAACAttgcttatttttttcaatttaccCTTTTCCCTTGTTTATTTTACAGTTTAGAGGCATGTAAATATATGAAGATTAAAGAATCAATTAGGGATATGTTAGTTAAATCAAACTCTTAATTAGTTTTTCTGTAAGAGTTGTGTAAAAATGAAATCTGCCCACAGctttgaaacgaagggagtaagaTTAGTTAAGTTGTTGCTCAATGTTGGTTACACCGGGTAGTCGGTTTTGGTGCTGTTGGCTTGAAATTGAAATAATGCTTAGTGGGTATTTCTTCAAATTAATAATACTCCTTGATGTttgtgatgaagaaaaagattgaTTGGTTCATAGATGGAAGATTTACGCTTAGGGGTTTCCTAGAAACATTATTCTTCATATTAAAATACATGCTAATATTCTTAATAAGGAAACGTTATGTTTGATACGAATTTAAAGTTTGACAAGATCAAAAT encodes the following:
- the LOC107862696 gene encoding 60S ribosomal protein L17-2, with protein sequence MVKYSREPDNPTKSCKSRGSSLRVHFKNTRETAHALRKMPLDKAKKYLEDVLAHKQAIPFTRFCRGVGRTAQVKDRHSNGQGRWPVKSAGFILDLLKNAESNAEVKGLDVDSLFISHIQVNQAQKQRRRTYRAHGRINPYMSHPCHIELILSEKEESVKKEPETQLASRKTKA